One window of the Anolis sagrei isolate rAnoSag1 chromosome 5, rAnoSag1.mat, whole genome shotgun sequence genome contains the following:
- the LRRN3 gene encoding leucine-rich repeat neuronal protein 3, producing the protein MKDIPLKIHLILGLTIIALVHAVDKKTDCPQSCMCEVRPWFTPRSIYMEAWTVDCNDVGLSTFPAQLPANTQVLLLQANNIQKIEYSKEFPVNLTGLDLSQNSLSSVANIELRKIPQLLSVYLEENRLTELPDECLSGLSNLQELYVNHNLLSAIAPGAFIGLDNLLRLHLNSNSLQLINKKWFEAIPNLEILMIGENPIIKIEDRNFKPLINLRSLVLAGINLTEIPDNALAGLENLESISFYDNRLVKVPHRALQKATNLKFLDLNKNPINRIQRGDFSNMIHLKELGINNMPELISIDNLAVDNLPDLRKIEATNNPRLSYIHPNAFYRLPRLESLMLNSNALSALYRSTIESLPNLKEISIHSNPIRCDCVIRWINMNKTSIRFMEPESLFCVDPPEFQGQNVRKIHFREMMEICLPLIAPESFPSKLNLETGSYISLHCRATAEPEPEIYWITPSGHKLLPNTVSLKYYVHSEGTLDISEITQKESGLYTCIATNLVGADLKSIMINVDGSSSQDDHKSLSITVESVQSHSILLSWKANSKIVKPAIRWTAFPKDGSSLASRSTRIPSHIKVYNFTHLTPSTEYKICMDIPTVQLQDARQCINVTTIGLDPEVTNYEKINITMFLACLGTLLVFFCVLSLFSCLSHEMNCDTGHSYFRHYLKKQPFSFSELYPPLINLWDTGKEKSTALEVQATVIGVPPNMS; encoded by the coding sequence ATGAAGGACATCCCACTCAAAATTCACCTTATACTTGGTCTAACAATAATTGCACTAGTGCATGCTGTAGATAAAAAAACAGACTGCCCACAGTCATGTATGTGTGAGGTAAGACCATGGTTTACTCCAAGATCCATATACATGGAAGCCTGGACAGTGGACTGCAATGATGTAGGTCTCTCTACTTTCCCAGCCCAACTGCCTGCTAATACACAAGTTCTACTTCTACAAGCAAACAACATTCAAAAAATTGAATACTCAAAAGAATTTCCAGTAAACCTCACTGGTTTGGATTTATCTCAGAACAGTTTGTCCTCGGTGGCTAATATTGAACTTCGCAAGATACCGCAGCTTCTTTCAGTATAcctggaggaaaatagacttacAGAATTGCCTGATGAATGTCTCTCAGGGCTGAGCAACCTCCAGGAGCTCTATGTTAATCACAACCTGCTTTCTGCAATTGCACCAGGAGCTTTCATAGGCCTCGATAATCTTCTTAGGCTTCATCTCAATTCAAATAGCCTGCAACTGATCAACAAAAAGTGGTTTGAAGCTATTCCTAATCTGGAGATCCTAATGATTGGAGAAAATCCAATCATCAAAATCGAAGATAGGAACTTTAAGCCCCTTATCAATCTGCGGAGCCTGGTTTTAGCAGGCATAAATCTCACAGAAATACCAGATAATGCCTTGGCTGGACTTGAAAATTTAGAAAGCATCTCTTTTTATGACAACAGATTAGTTAAAGTGCCCCATAGAGCTCTTCAAAAGGCTACAAATCTTAAATTTTTGGATCTAAACAAGAACCCTATTAACAGAATACAAAGGGGGGATTTTAGCAATATGATACACCTCAAAGAATTGGGAATTAATAACATGCCTGAATTGATATCAATTGATAACTTGGCTGTTGATAATCTGCCAGATTTGAGAAAAATTGAAGCGACCAATAACCCAAGATTATCGTACATACATCCAAATGCATTCTACCGACTTCCCCGACTAGAATCTCTCATGCTTAACAGTAATGCACTTAGTGCCCTGTACCGTAGTACAATTGAGTCCTTGCCCAATCTTAAGGAAATCAGCATACATAGCAACCCAATCCGATGCGACTGTGTCATCCGATGGATCAATATGAATAAAACCAGCATTCGATTTATGGAACCTGAGTCCTTATTTTGTGTGGATCCTCCTGAATTTCAAGGCCAGAACGTTAGGAAGATTCATTTCAGGGAAATGATGGAAATCTGCCTTCCACTGATAGCCCCAGAAAGTTTTCCTTCAAAACTAAATTTGGAAACAGGCAGCTACATTTCCCTGCACTGCCGAGCAACTGCAGAACCGGAACCTGAAATATACTGGATAACTCCATCAGGACATAAACTTTTGCCCAACACTGTTTCACTGAAATATTATGTACATTCAGAAGGCACACTTGATATCAGTGAGATAACACAAAAGGAAAGTGGTCTATACACATGCATAGCAACTAATTTAGTGGGTGCCGATTTAAAATCCATTATGATTAATGTGGATGGATCTTCCTCCCAAGATGACCATAAATCTTTGTCCATTACTGTAGAAAGTGTGCAGTCTCATTCCATCCTATTGTCCTGGAAAGCAAATTCCAAAATAGTAAAGCCTGCCATCAGATGGACTGCTTTTCCAAAGGATGGAAGCTCTTTGGCATCCCGGAGCACTCGAATCCCATCCCATATCAAAGTCTACAATTTTACACACCTTACTCCATCAACGGAATATAAAATTTGTATGGATATTCCTACTGTTCAGTTGCAGGATGCAAGGCAATGCATCAATGTCACCACAATAGGATTGGATCCAGAAGTGACAAATTACGAGAAAATCAACATCACCATGTTTCTTGCCTGCCTTGGTACTCTTTTGGTATTTTTTTGTGTACTGTCTCTCTTCAGTTGCCTCTCCCACGAAATGAACTGTGATACAGGACACAGCTATTTCAGGCACTACCTGAAGAAACAACCCTTTTCCTTCAGTGAGCTTTATCCTCCTCTAATCAATCTTTGGGATACTGGCAAAGAGAAAAGCACAGCACTTGAAGTCCAAGCAACAGTTATAGGGGTTCCACCAAACATGTCATGA